A part of Gracilimonas sediminicola genomic DNA contains:
- a CDS encoding DUF4129 domain-containing protein: MIRRLLFIFLFLIPAAATAQDSSTVQHFEPDSSEVYVRTVEPSTLDSLTNEEVFAYNEEAENPETLWSRIQRWFIQLLQWIFSSPWASVTVRVIFFAIFGAVLFALINHMLGGNLTSSFSKKKSGQSLAMNIGESELSKTNYEEMLQAALAGSRYRDAVRILYLKALQQLNENELINWKPDKTNHDYMRELGSHPAGNYFNKLTTYYEYVEYGDFNIEQAGYETVESVYQQFKNQAHA, from the coding sequence TTGATCCGAAGACTGCTGTTTATATTTCTGTTCCTGATTCCGGCTGCAGCAACAGCTCAGGATTCTTCTACGGTTCAACACTTCGAACCGGACAGCAGCGAAGTGTATGTGCGAACCGTTGAACCGTCAACCTTAGACAGTTTAACAAACGAAGAGGTCTTTGCTTATAACGAAGAGGCTGAAAATCCTGAGACGTTATGGAGCCGGATACAGCGGTGGTTTATTCAATTACTTCAATGGATTTTCAGCAGCCCGTGGGCGTCTGTCACCGTGCGGGTTATCTTTTTCGCTATCTTCGGAGCCGTTCTTTTTGCCCTGATAAACCATATGCTGGGTGGGAATCTTACCTCCTCCTTCTCAAAGAAAAAATCGGGTCAATCTCTGGCGATGAACATTGGCGAATCGGAGCTCTCCAAAACAAATTATGAGGAAATGCTGCAGGCGGCTCTCGCTGGAAGCCGCTACCGGGATGCCGTTCGAATTTTGTACCTGAAAGCACTTCAGCAGCTGAATGAAAATGAATTGATCAACTGGAAGCCGGATAAAACCAATCACGATTACATGCGGGAATTAGGTAGTCACCCCGCCGGCAACTACTTCAATAAACTTACCACCTATTACGAATATGTGGAATACGGCGATTTCAATATTGAACAAGCCGGATATGAAACGGTAGAGAGCGTTTACCAACAATTTAAAAATCAGGCTCACGCATAG
- a CDS encoding AAA family ATPase yields the protein MSTEEKDTHSQQSTEEKAPFESRTDLSGVEKLVKSIREEIGKIIVGQHRMVDLLIAALLADGHVLIEGVPGVAKTLTTKLLAQTISSNFSRIQFTPDLMPADVIGTSVFNPKTTDFEFKEGPVFSNLVLIDEINRSPAKTQAALFEVMEERQITVDGKTYFMEPPFMVIATQNPIEHEGTYRLPEAQLDRFLFRIDVPYPSLEEEVEILSGSYSRKNKLDISSLDKVISAEEIAKQRNVAASVHVEPELMKYIAQIIQNTRNSSSVSIGASPRASVFVMKAAQAWAAMNGRDFITPEDVKEVINPVLRHRITLTPEKEMEGMKPDQVIQIILEKVEVPR from the coding sequence ATGAGCACTGAAGAGAAAGACACTCACAGCCAACAATCAACCGAAGAAAAAGCACCATTTGAAAGCCGCACTGATTTATCAGGAGTGGAAAAACTGGTGAAAAGTATCCGGGAGGAAATAGGTAAAATCATTGTAGGTCAGCATCGTATGGTCGATTTGTTGATTGCGGCCCTCCTCGCCGACGGACACGTTTTAATTGAAGGCGTTCCCGGTGTGGCCAAAACCCTGACCACCAAGCTGCTGGCCCAAACCATCAGCTCTAATTTTTCACGCATTCAGTTCACACCCGACCTGATGCCTGCAGATGTAATCGGTACATCGGTTTTCAATCCAAAAACCACAGACTTTGAGTTTAAGGAAGGACCGGTTTTTTCGAATCTCGTGCTTATCGATGAGATCAACCGCTCGCCGGCGAAAACACAGGCGGCTTTGTTTGAAGTGATGGAAGAACGGCAGATTACCGTGGATGGTAAAACCTATTTCATGGAGCCTCCATTTATGGTAATTGCCACACAAAACCCCATTGAACATGAGGGAACCTACCGGTTGCCGGAAGCTCAGCTCGACCGTTTTCTGTTCCGGATTGATGTCCCCTATCCTTCATTAGAAGAAGAAGTAGAGATTTTATCCGGCAGTTACTCCCGCAAGAACAAGCTGGATATCAGCTCACTGGATAAAGTGATTTCCGCCGAAGAAATTGCCAAACAACGAAATGTAGCGGCATCGGTTCATGTGGAGCCTGAGCTGATGAAGTACATTGCCCAAATTATTCAGAATACAAGAAACAGTAGTTCGGTCTCAATCGGTGCTTCGCCACGTGCCTCGGTGTTTGTAATGAAAGCCGCACAAGCCTGGGCTGCTATGAACGGGCGCGACTTTATTACTCCTGAAGATGTGAAAGAGGTAATAAACCCTGTTCTCCGCCACCGAATTACCCTAACCCCGGAAAAAGAAATGGAGGGAATGAAACCCGATCAGGTAATACAAATTATTCTGGAGAAGGTGGAGGTGCCGAGGTAA
- a CDS encoding stage II sporulation protein M: MREVAFLRKNADKWKEFESLLKDKSQDDPDKLADLYIELSADLAYAQANYPGSKTEEYLNQLSVAVHDEIYRSKKEETNRLITFWTRELPGLFATKQKELLYSFIVFTVAIGIGVLSSMNDPSFVRYIMGDAYVNMTISNIDRGDPLAVYKEAEEMNMFFAITVNNVRVSFYAFASGLLTSLGVGMVLLNNGVMVGAFIHFFAKYGLVAEALRVIFIHGTLELSAIVIAGAAGFVVGNGFLFPGTRSRKHSFIKAGREGLKMIIGLVPVFVAAGLLESFVTRYTEMPIWLSLFIILSSLAFILWYFVYLPITLKKKQ; encoded by the coding sequence ATGAGAGAAGTTGCCTTTTTACGGAAGAATGCAGACAAATGGAAGGAGTTTGAAAGTCTGCTTAAGGATAAATCTCAGGATGACCCCGACAAACTCGCCGATCTCTATATCGAGCTAAGTGCCGACCTGGCTTATGCACAGGCAAATTACCCCGGCAGTAAAACCGAAGAGTACCTGAATCAGCTTTCGGTGGCCGTACATGATGAAATCTATCGCTCCAAAAAAGAAGAGACCAACCGCCTCATCACCTTTTGGACGCGGGAACTGCCCGGGCTTTTCGCGACCAAACAGAAAGAATTACTCTACAGCTTTATCGTATTTACGGTAGCTATTGGCATCGGTGTTTTATCCTCAATGAATGATCCTTCGTTCGTTCGCTACATTATGGGAGATGCCTACGTGAACATGACCATCAGCAATATTGACCGAGGAGACCCGCTGGCTGTTTATAAAGAAGCTGAAGAGATGAATATGTTTTTTGCCATCACTGTAAACAATGTCCGCGTTTCTTTTTATGCCTTTGCAAGCGGTTTACTTACCTCGCTGGGAGTTGGAATGGTGCTGCTCAACAATGGAGTGATGGTAGGCGCTTTTATCCACTTTTTTGCCAAATACGGGCTGGTGGCCGAAGCTCTTCGGGTTATTTTCATTCATGGCACACTGGAACTTTCAGCTATTGTAATTGCAGGTGCTGCCGGTTTCGTGGTCGGCAACGGCTTTCTTTTCCCCGGTACCCGTTCCCGTAAACATTCCTTTATAAAAGCCGGACGTGAGGGGCTGAAAATGATTATTGGCCTGGTCCCTGTATTTGTAGCTGCCGGATTGCTGGAATCGTTTGTAACCCGCTATACCGAAATGCCTATCTGGTTGAGCTTATTCATAATTTTGAGTTCCTTGGCTTTCATTCTCTGGTACTTTGTTTATTTACCCATCACTCTAAAAAAGAAACAATGA
- a CDS encoding DUF58 domain-containing protein, with protein sequence MNPLTILKQLHLSNLFFQALAGVALTFLVGYFVPPVGAFAEVIFFGFVVIFGIDLLLLFSKVEPAAGNRIVPQRLSNGDENTIRLQLSNQLNFTAQAEIIDEIPHQFQIRDFSISTSLPSGIEKEFTYELRPTERGEYDFGDINLFINSRIGFVRRKVSIAASQTVPVYPSFIQMRKFEMYAISNRLTDIGIKKIRRVGHTMEFDQIKEYVRGDDVRSINWKATARANDLMVNQYQDERSQNVINVIDMGRVMKMPFDGLHLLDYAINTSLVISNIALIKDDKAGLVTFSNDDSIVVKPEKKRTHIQRIQEALYNLNTNFMESDYERLVVSLRKHVNQRSLVLLYTNFETFSSMERQLPYLQRIAKDHLLVTIFFENTEMTKLLHEESKTIGQIYTKTIAEKFSFEKKQIVKALNQRGIQTILTPPKELSVNAINKYLELKARGLI encoded by the coding sequence ATGAACCCACTAACCATTTTAAAGCAACTCCATCTCAGCAACCTGTTTTTCCAGGCACTGGCCGGGGTGGCTCTGACTTTTCTGGTCGGCTACTTTGTGCCCCCTGTCGGCGCCTTTGCTGAAGTTATTTTCTTTGGGTTTGTAGTGATTTTTGGCATTGATTTGCTCCTCTTGTTTAGCAAAGTAGAACCGGCTGCCGGAAACAGGATAGTCCCACAACGACTTTCCAATGGAGATGAAAACACGATTCGGCTACAATTATCCAATCAGCTCAACTTTACAGCCCAGGCAGAAATCATTGATGAAATTCCCCATCAGTTTCAAATCAGGGACTTCAGCATTTCCACTTCCCTTCCATCGGGAATAGAAAAAGAATTTACTTATGAGCTGCGCCCGACCGAACGAGGGGAGTATGACTTTGGGGATATCAATTTATTTATAAATTCGAGAATTGGGTTTGTGCGGAGGAAAGTCAGCATTGCTGCCTCGCAAACGGTTCCTGTTTATCCCTCCTTTATACAGATGCGCAAATTTGAGATGTACGCCATTTCAAACCGGTTGACGGACATTGGCATCAAGAAGATCCGCAGAGTCGGCCACACCATGGAATTCGACCAAATCAAGGAATATGTGCGGGGCGATGACGTCCGTTCCATTAACTGGAAAGCTACGGCCCGGGCCAACGACCTGATGGTAAACCAGTACCAGGATGAGCGATCCCAGAACGTGATTAATGTAATTGATATGGGCCGCGTTATGAAGATGCCTTTCGACGGCCTGCACCTGCTCGATTACGCCATCAATACCAGCCTGGTGATTTCAAATATCGCACTTATTAAGGATGACAAAGCCGGTTTGGTTACTTTTTCCAATGATGATTCCATAGTCGTAAAACCGGAGAAAAAGCGAACACATATTCAGCGCATTCAGGAAGCTTTGTATAACCTGAATACCAACTTTATGGAATCCGATTATGAGCGGCTGGTTGTTTCCCTGAGAAAGCATGTAAATCAGCGAAGTCTTGTTTTACTTTATACCAATTTTGAGACCTTTTCTTCGATGGAGCGGCAGCTACCCTACTTGCAGCGAATTGCCAAAGACCATTTACTGGTTACCATCTTTTTTGAGAATACCGAAATGACCAAACTGCTGCATGAAGAGTCTAAAACCATCGGGCAGATTTACACAAAGACGATTGCAGAGAAATTCTCCTTTGAGAAAAAACAGATTGTAAAGGCCCTGAACCAACGAGGTATTCAAACTATTTTAACCCCTCCGAAAGAGCTTTCGGTGAATGCCATCAATAAGTATTTAGAGTTGAAGGCGCGGGGGCTTATTTAG
- a CDS encoding GNAT family N-acetyltransferase yields the protein MNSSGVTFVSTKEEKKRFTNFIYPFYEGEEHWVPPLRMDQKKLIDTNKNPFFNNAEIALFLAEKDGKDVGRIAAIIDHRFNEFHGTKTGHFGFFESINDQHTTNLLFRVAEDWLRDKGMNKVVGPASPSMMDTIGVLIDGFDKDPYIMMPYNFSYYDELIKNAGFQKEMDMYAYIVDTETVAVDRMSRAMEIVKKRLPDIEIRPVNLKKMDSEIKIVREIFNKAWKDNWGFIPLTEEEFQAAGKDLKMIVDTDYAHIAEIKGEPVAFSIGLPNINEILKDMNGKLFPFGFIKLLWGKSRVQGLRTALMGVLPEWQGKGIDALLHQRSIQNGLKTEGKTISELSWILESNPEMIRVAERIGGTLDKTYRMYAKEL from the coding sequence ATGAATAGTTCCGGGGTAACCTTTGTTTCGACTAAAGAGGAAAAGAAACGGTTCACGAACTTCATATATCCCTTTTATGAAGGTGAAGAGCACTGGGTTCCCCCTTTGCGTATGGATCAGAAAAAACTGATTGATACCAATAAAAATCCCTTTTTTAACAATGCTGAAATAGCTTTGTTCCTTGCTGAGAAAGATGGCAAAGACGTAGGCCGGATTGCAGCTATTATTGACCATCGTTTCAATGAATTTCACGGCACAAAAACCGGACATTTCGGCTTCTTTGAAAGCATAAACGATCAGCACACTACAAACTTACTTTTTCGGGTAGCTGAAGACTGGCTTCGCGATAAAGGGATGAATAAAGTGGTGGGGCCGGCCAGCCCGAGTATGATGGATACCATCGGTGTTTTGATAGATGGCTTTGATAAAGATCCGTACATCATGATGCCTTACAACTTCTCCTATTATGATGAGCTGATCAAAAACGCCGGATTCCAAAAAGAGATGGATATGTATGCCTATATCGTTGACACGGAAACTGTGGCGGTAGATCGGATGAGCCGGGCGATGGAAATTGTTAAAAAAAGACTTCCCGATATCGAAATTCGTCCTGTGAACCTGAAGAAAATGGATTCAGAGATTAAGATTGTCCGTGAGATCTTCAACAAGGCCTGGAAAGATAACTGGGGTTTCATCCCACTAACAGAAGAAGAATTTCAGGCTGCGGGCAAAGACCTGAAAATGATTGTGGATACAGATTACGCCCACATTGCTGAGATCAAAGGTGAACCGGTAGCTTTCTCCATCGGACTTCCCAATATCAATGAGATTCTCAAAGACATGAATGGAAAGCTCTTTCCATTTGGGTTTATCAAGCTGCTGTGGGGGAAAAGCAGGGTGCAAGGACTCCGGACGGCATTAATGGGAGTTTTACCGGAATGGCAGGGCAAAGGTATCGATGCTCTCCTTCATCAGCGATCTATCCAAAACGGGCTGAAAACCGAAGGTAAAACTATCTCTGAACTAAGCTGGATTCTGGAATCTAATCCTGAAATGATTCGCGTTGCAGAACGCATTGGCGGTACTTTGGATAAAACCTACCGGATGTATGCTAAAGAGCTGTAG
- a CDS encoding alpha-ketoacid dehydrogenase subunit alpha/beta yields MAQVKEKTTKNKFTAAQKKEILADFKLGWVSRHMSLIGRKEVLTGKAKFGIFGDGKEIPQIAMAKVFKNGDFRSGYYRDQTFMLAIGEVTPQQLFAQLYAHADVEADPNSAGRQMNSHFATRLLDKEGNWKDQTKSKNTASDISPTAGQMARLLGLAQASKVYRNEKALKGKEWKKFSNKGNEVAFGTIGDASTSEGVFWETINAAGVLQVPMIMSVWDDGFGISVAKKYQTTKENISEVLKGFQRTKDEDGYEILRVKAWDYQALIETYQKAEEIARKEHVPVLIHVQEVTQPQGHSTSGSHERYKSEERLQWEEEYCCLEKLRQWILDNGIAKSEKLDELEDEAQDEVNEAKNAAWKAFFEPIKQEKSTAIELIDNLKEESGVEKVGEFAKKLKNYPNAIRKDILSAARKSLAVTAGNNSSAREKLAEWVKEYREVNRDRYNSHLYSQTPNSPLKVEEVKPEYPEDPKRVDARLVIRENFDAIFEKYPNTLVFGEDSGKLGDVNKGLEGMQDKYGEIRVSDTGIREATILGQGIGMSIRGLRPIAEIQYLDYLLYCFQGISDDLATLRYRTKGGQAAPLIVRTRGHRLEGIWHSGSPMGMITSGARGVHLCVPRNLTEAAGFYNTLLQGDDPAIIVEPLNGYRLKENMPTNLGEFTTPLGKPEVINEGSDMTVVSYGSTFNIVESIIPQLEDAGISIELIDVRTLMPFDLDHVIGKSLSKTNRLLIVDEDVPGGASAYILHKVLEEQGGYFQLDSEPKCLTAHDHRPAYASDGDYFSKPNAEDIFETIYEIMHKADTERFPAIY; encoded by the coding sequence ATGGCTCAAGTAAAAGAAAAGACGACGAAGAATAAGTTTACCGCTGCTCAGAAAAAGGAAATCTTAGCCGATTTCAAGCTGGGTTGGGTAAGCCGGCATATGTCGTTAATCGGTAGAAAAGAAGTGCTCACCGGAAAAGCCAAGTTCGGGATATTTGGAGACGGTAAGGAAATCCCGCAGATCGCGATGGCCAAAGTATTTAAGAACGGAGACTTCCGGTCAGGCTACTATCGCGACCAAACCTTTATGCTTGCAATCGGAGAGGTAACCCCTCAGCAACTTTTTGCGCAACTATACGCTCACGCTGATGTGGAAGCAGATCCGAATTCTGCCGGACGGCAAATGAACTCACACTTTGCCACCCGTTTGCTGGATAAAGAAGGCAACTGGAAAGATCAAACCAAGTCAAAGAACACAGCATCCGATATTTCTCCTACAGCTGGGCAGATGGCCCGCCTTCTGGGGCTTGCACAGGCTTCCAAAGTGTACCGCAACGAGAAAGCACTCAAGGGCAAAGAGTGGAAAAAGTTCTCCAATAAAGGAAATGAAGTAGCATTTGGAACCATCGGGGATGCCAGTACTTCGGAAGGGGTATTCTGGGAAACTATTAACGCAGCCGGTGTGCTTCAGGTGCCGATGATTATGTCGGTTTGGGATGATGGATTTGGAATCTCGGTGGCTAAGAAATATCAGACCACAAAAGAGAATATTTCGGAAGTGCTGAAAGGATTTCAGCGCACAAAAGATGAGGACGGTTACGAAATTCTGAGGGTGAAAGCTTGGGACTACCAGGCACTGATTGAAACCTATCAGAAAGCAGAAGAGATTGCCCGGAAGGAGCATGTGCCGGTATTGATTCATGTGCAAGAAGTTACTCAGCCACAAGGGCACTCCACTTCCGGTTCGCATGAAAGATATAAGTCGGAAGAGCGACTGCAGTGGGAAGAAGAATATTGTTGCCTGGAAAAGCTGCGCCAGTGGATTTTAGATAATGGCATTGCCAAATCCGAGAAACTGGATGAGCTGGAAGATGAAGCTCAGGACGAGGTAAATGAAGCTAAAAATGCGGCATGGAAAGCCTTTTTTGAACCCATCAAACAGGAAAAGTCAACGGCTATAGAGTTGATTGACAACCTGAAAGAGGAATCTGGTGTAGAAAAGGTAGGAGAGTTTGCCAAGAAACTGAAGAACTACCCGAATGCCATCCGCAAAGATATTCTGTCAGCAGCCCGTAAATCGCTGGCGGTTACGGCCGGAAACAATTCATCTGCCCGTGAAAAGCTGGCTGAGTGGGTTAAAGAATATCGGGAAGTAAACCGGGATCGTTACAATTCACATCTATATAGCCAAACACCAAATTCTCCGTTAAAGGTTGAAGAGGTTAAGCCGGAATATCCTGAAGATCCTAAGCGTGTGGATGCCCGGTTGGTTATCCGTGAAAATTTTGACGCCATTTTTGAGAAATATCCGAATACGCTGGTATTTGGAGAGGATTCCGGAAAGCTTGGTGATGTTAACAAAGGCCTTGAAGGCATGCAGGATAAATACGGGGAAATCCGTGTGAGTGATACCGGTATCAGAGAAGCAACCATTTTAGGACAGGGTATCGGAATGTCGATTCGGGGACTTCGCCCGATTGCTGAAATCCAGTACCTGGATTATCTGTTGTACTGTTTCCAGGGAATTTCCGACGATTTGGCTACACTCCGCTACCGAACAAAGGGCGGGCAGGCTGCTCCGTTGATTGTACGAACCCGCGGTCACCGTCTGGAAGGAATCTGGCACTCCGGTTCCCCAATGGGAATGATTACAAGCGGCGCTCGTGGAGTTCATTTATGTGTTCCCAGAAACCTGACTGAAGCGGCCGGATTCTACAATACCTTACTTCAGGGAGACGACCCGGCTATCATCGTTGAGCCCCTGAATGGCTATCGCCTCAAAGAAAATATGCCGACTAACTTAGGTGAATTTACCACACCGTTAGGCAAGCCAGAAGTTATTAATGAGGGATCAGATATGACGGTTGTTTCTTATGGATCAACCTTCAACATTGTGGAAAGCATTATTCCACAGCTTGAGGATGCCGGTATTTCCATTGAGCTGATTGACGTAAGAACCCTGATGCCTTTCGACCTGGATCATGTAATTGGAAAATCACTCAGCAAGACCAACCGACTGTTGATTGTGGATGAAGATGTTCCCGGTGGAGCTTCTGCCTACATCCTGCACAAAGTATTGGAAGAGCAGGGCGGCTACTTTCAGCTCGACTCAGAGCCTAAGTGCCTGACGGCCCACGATCATCGTCCGGCCTATGCCTCCGATGGAGATTACTTCAGCAAGCCCAACGCCGAGGATATCTTTGAGACCATTTACGAGATTATGCACAAAGCAGATACCGAGCGTTTTCCGGCGATATATTGA
- a CDS encoding DUF4350 domain-containing protein, whose translation MFKKERTYYFILGGLIFIYVLAQILRPKPLNWTESYSSEDKIPYGGYLMHALLPAAFPDDEISLNQSPIFEYSDSTNPQKNWIFINKSFGIDRWETDILLSQVEQGASVFIAARTFEQAFKDSLDIGTYLNNPLLAGGSMLDEDTARVNFTNPRLKEKSGFPYYRSTTETYFFKVDSTLKVTSLGVNDEGNPNFIRVQFGEGELFLHSNPTLFTNYFVRDESGADYALKALSYLPERETIWDEYYKDVRLAGGSVVRYVVSEEHLSWAWFISLSGVLLFMVFRAKRKQRIIPTIETPKNSSIEFARTIGSLYLEKGDHKLIADKKIRFFFDYIRSNLGLDTSEIDDELKHDIALRSGIEEIEIQGLFDLIDKISGQHDLTQKELKLLTERIDQFYNQSQR comes from the coding sequence GTGTTTAAGAAAGAGCGCACATATTATTTCATCCTGGGCGGCCTGATTTTTATCTACGTCCTGGCCCAGATTCTTCGCCCAAAACCCCTGAACTGGACCGAAAGCTATTCCTCGGAAGACAAAATTCCCTATGGTGGTTACCTGATGCATGCCTTACTTCCGGCTGCCTTTCCGGATGATGAAATCAGCCTGAATCAATCACCCATTTTTGAATACTCCGATTCCACTAACCCCCAAAAGAACTGGATTTTCATCAATAAGAGCTTTGGCATCGACCGGTGGGAAACAGACATTTTGTTATCACAGGTTGAGCAGGGAGCCAGCGTATTTATAGCCGCACGTACATTCGAACAGGCTTTTAAAGACAGCCTCGATATTGGCACGTACCTGAATAATCCGTTATTGGCGGGAGGTTCTATGTTGGATGAAGACACCGCCCGAGTCAATTTCACCAATCCCCGGCTCAAAGAGAAATCCGGTTTCCCCTACTACCGCAGCACCACCGAAACCTATTTCTTCAAGGTTGATTCCACCCTGAAGGTTACTTCACTGGGTGTGAATGACGAAGGAAATCCGAACTTCATCCGGGTTCAGTTTGGAGAAGGAGAGCTGTTTCTTCATTCCAACCCTACCTTGTTTACCAATTATTTTGTGCGGGATGAATCCGGAGCCGATTATGCCTTAAAGGCCCTTTCCTACCTGCCGGAACGGGAAACCATTTGGGATGAGTATTATAAAGATGTCCGCCTTGCCGGCGGAAGTGTGGTACGCTACGTGGTCTCTGAAGAACATCTGAGCTGGGCATGGTTTATTAGTTTGAGCGGTGTATTGCTGTTTATGGTATTCAGGGCTAAGCGGAAGCAACGGATTATTCCGACAATTGAAACACCAAAAAATTCAAGCATCGAATTTGCCCGGACGATCGGAAGCCTCTATCTCGAAAAAGGAGATCACAAGCTGATTGCTGATAAGAAAATCCGGTTTTTCTTTGATTATATTCGATCCAACCTCGGGCTGGATACTTCCGAAATTGATGATGAACTAAAGCATGACATCGCCCTTCGATCCGGCATTGAAGAGATCGAAATACAAGGCCTTTTTGATCTGATTGACAAGATCTCCGGTCAGCATGACCTCACCCAAAAAGAATTAAAACTATTAACCGAACGAATTGACCAATTCTATAACCAGAGTCAACGATGA
- a CDS encoding class II fumarate hydratase: MSEYRIEKDSMGEVKVPKDALYGAQTQRAHDNFPISGIKFSREFIEALGYVKKSAAAVNAELDLLDEGVAKAIQAASQEVVDGLHDKEFVIDIFQTGSGTSTNMNSNEVIARRANELKKNLDVNIHPNDHINYGQSSNDVIPTTIRVAAVKAVNNNLIPALEHLHKTFIEKGKEYADVVKTGRTHLMDAMPVTIEQEFSGYARQVELGIKRVESALERVCELPQGGTAVGTGINTHKNFGKKFAAKISELTGEKFTEAENHFEAQATVDAPVELSGQLKTIAVSLMKIGNDLRWMNSGPNSGIGEVELAALQPGSSIMPGKVNPVIEESLTMVCAQVIGNDATVTVGGQAGNFELNVMLPVVAHNLLQSIEILANAARNLADRSVSKLSVRKENIASMVEKNPILVTALNPIIGYDKAAKIAKKAFAEGRALKEVAKEMTDLSDEELEKALDPIKMTKGGFTE; the protein is encoded by the coding sequence ATGAGTGAATATCGTATCGAGAAAGATTCAATGGGTGAAGTGAAAGTTCCAAAAGACGCCTTATATGGAGCACAAACCCAGCGTGCCCACGATAATTTTCCAATCAGCGGAATTAAATTCAGCCGTGAGTTTATTGAGGCCCTTGGATATGTGAAGAAGTCGGCTGCGGCTGTAAATGCTGAACTGGATCTTTTGGATGAAGGCGTTGCCAAGGCAATTCAGGCTGCCTCTCAGGAAGTCGTTGACGGACTGCACGACAAAGAATTCGTGATCGATATTTTCCAAACCGGTTCGGGTACTTCCACCAATATGAACTCGAATGAGGTGATTGCCCGGCGCGCCAATGAGCTGAAGAAAAACCTGGATGTGAATATTCATCCAAATGATCATATCAATTATGGGCAAAGCTCAAACGACGTGATTCCAACCACCATTCGTGTGGCTGCCGTGAAAGCGGTGAACAACAACCTGATTCCTGCACTTGAGCATCTCCACAAAACCTTTATCGAAAAAGGAAAAGAATATGCGGATGTAGTTAAAACCGGAAGAACTCACCTCATGGATGCCATGCCGGTAACTATCGAGCAGGAGTTCAGCGGATATGCCCGACAGGTTGAGCTGGGGATTAAGCGGGTTGAATCGGCCCTGGAAAGAGTCTGCGAACTTCCACAGGGAGGAACCGCTGTTGGAACAGGAATCAATACCCACAAAAATTTTGGGAAGAAATTCGCAGCTAAAATTTCAGAGCTGACCGGAGAGAAGTTTACCGAAGCTGAAAATCATTTTGAAGCCCAGGCAACCGTGGATGCACCTGTTGAACTCAGCGGGCAGCTAAAAACCATCGCTGTTAGTTTGATGAAAATCGGCAACGACCTGCGATGGATGAATTCTGGCCCGAACAGTGGAATCGGAGAAGTTGAGCTGGCGGCCCTTCAGCCGGGATCTTCTATTATGCCCGGAAAAGTGAATCCGGTTATTGAAGAATCTCTGACGATGGTTTGCGCTCAGGTAATTGGTAACGATGCCACGGTAACCGTAGGCGGACAAGCAGGAAACTTTGAACTAAACGTGATGCTGCCCGTAGTGGCACACAACCTGTTACAGTCGATAGAAATCCTTGCAAATGCGGCCCGGAATCTGGCCGACCGTTCGGTTTCAAAACTATCGGTACGTAAAGAGAATATTGCCTCGATGGTTGAGAAAAACCCAATCCTGGTTACAGCACTTAATCCAATTATTGGGTACGACAAAGCGGCCAAGATTGCTAAGAAAGCATTTGCTGAAGGCCGGGCACTCAAAGAAGTTGCCAAAGAGATGACCGACCTGTCGGATGAGGAACTGGAGAAAGCTCTTGATCCTATAAAAATGACGAAAGGCGGTTTTACCGAGTAG